One window from the genome of Cricetulus griseus strain 17A/GY chromosome 2, alternate assembly CriGri-PICRH-1.0, whole genome shotgun sequence encodes:
- the Map3k6 gene encoding mitogen-activated protein kinase kinase kinase 6 isoform X3, protein MAGPCPGAGVLERAGSCWQDPLAEALSRGRSSPAVAGRGCARSRPLSVVYVLTREPGPGVEAGAGTEAEPLPLRCLREACAQLQGTRPPPQLRSLPFATLALGDTAALDSFYNADVVVLEVSNSLAQPSLFYHLGVRESFSMTNNVLLCSQAELPDLQALREDVFQKNSDCVGSYTLIPYVVTATGRVLCGDAGLLRGIADGLVQAGAGTEALLTPLVGRLARLLESTPTDSCGYFRETIRQNIRQARERFSGQQLRQELARLQRRLDSVELLTPDIIMNLLLSYRDVQDYSAIIELVETLQALPTYDVTEQHNVCFHYTFALNRRNRPGDREKALAVLLPLVQHECPVAPDLYCMCGRVYKDMFFSSGFQTARHLEQAYYWYRKAFDVEPSLHSGINAAVLLIAAGQQFEDSEELQLIGMKLGCLLARKGCVEKMQYYWDVGFYLGAQILANDPIQVVLAAEQLYKLNAPIWYLVSVMETFLLYQHFRPTPEPSGGPLLRAHFWLHFLLQSCQPFKTASPGADQCLVLVLEINKVLLPAKLTIQGTDPVSAVTLSLLEPQEGSASWTLPVTSICGISASKLDQRCCFLYVLPPAQDVQLCFPSVERCQWFCGLIQVLVMNPDSSAPTEETGGAREVLEFDYEYLETGERLVLGKGTYGVVYAGRDRHTRVRIAIKEIPERDSRFSQPLHEEIALHKRLRHKNIVRYLGSASQGGYLKIFMEEVPGGSLSSLLRSVWGPLKDNESTISFYTRQILQGLSYLHENRIVHRDIKGDNVLINTFSGLLKISDFGTSKRLAGITPCTETFTGTLQYMAPEIIDQGPRGYGKAADIWSLGCTVIEMATGRPPFHELGSPQAAMFQVGMYKVHPPVPSSLSAEAQAFLLRTFEPDPHLRASAQELLGDPFLQPGKRSRSPSSPRHTPQPPDTPSAGSSPSADSATQSQTFPRPQAPSQHPPSPPKRCLSYGDTRQLRVPEEPAAEEPASPEESSGLSLLHQESKRRAMLAAVLEQELPTLAENLLEQEQDSRLSRNHVEQLLRCLGAQIHTPNRRQLAQELRALQAQLRAQALGPALLNGPLFAFPEAVKRILRRRQIRPHWMFVLDSLLSRAVRAALAVLDAEVEKKAVPPKSEECSKAESQQKPQESQQLQSQLPSEQGPPPLTVQLGLLRAETDRLRDVLAEKERECQTLMHQAIHGFHAEARTYARASEPAATLSKDQSLVQWLQELSVDPATIQTLLSHSFTLQTLLTCATQDDLVYTKIRGTKVSCA, encoded by the exons ATGGCGGGGCCGTGTCCCGGGGCCGGGGTTCTAGAACGCGCGGGCAGCTGCTGGCAGGACCCTCTGGCGGAGGCGCTGAGCCGGGGCCGCTCGTCCCCCGCGGTCGCGGGTCGGGGCTGCGCGCGGAGCCGGCCGCTCAGTGTGGTCTACGTGCTGACCCGGGAGCCCGGGCCCGGCGTGGAGGCCGGCGCGGGAACCGAGGCAGAGCCGCTGCCGCTGCGATGCCTGCGCGAGGCCTGCGCTCAGCTCCAGGGCACGCGGCCACCCCCGCAGCTGCGCAGCCTGCCCTTCGCGACGCTGGCTCTAGGTGACACCGCGGCGCTCGACTCCTTCTACAACGCGG ATGTGGTAGTGTTGGAGGTGAGCAACTCCCTGGCACAACCCTCTTTATTCTACCACCTCGGAGTGCGGGAGAGCTTCAGCATGACCAACAATGTGCTCCTCTGTTCCCAAGCGGAGCTTCCTGACCTGCAAGCCCTGCGT GAGGATGTTTTCCAGAAGAACTCG GATTGCGTTGGCAGCTACACACTGATCCCTTATGTGGTGACAGCCACTGGCCGGGTCTTATGTGGTGATGCAGGCCTCCTGAGGGGCATAGCTGATGGGCTAGTACAGGCTGGGGCGGGCACTGAGGCCCTGCTCACTCCTCTGGTGGGCCGGCTTGCCCGCCTGTTGGAGTCCACACCCACAGACTCTTG TGGCTATTTCCGGGAAACCATTCGGCAGAATATCCGGCAGGCTCGAGAGCGGTTCAGTGGGCAGCAGTTGAGGCAGGAGCTGGCTCGTCTGCAGAGGAGGCTGGACAGTGTAGAGCTGTTGACCCCTGATATCATCATGAATCTGTTGCTGTCATATCGAGATGTACAG GACTACTCCGCCATCATTGAGCTGGTGGAGACACTGCAGGCCTTGCCCACCTATGATGTGACTGAGCAACACAACGTCTGCTTCCATTACACATTTGCCCTCAACAG GAGGAACAGGCCTGGGGACCGGGAGAAAGCCCTGGCTGTGTTGTTGCCACTGGTGCAGCATGAATGTCCCGTGGCACCAGATCTGTACTGCATGTGTGGCCGAGTCTACAAGGACATGTTCTTCAGCTCTGGCTTCCAAACTGCCAGGCACCTGGAGCAGGCCTATTACTG GTACCGCAAGGCTTTCGATGTGGAGCCCAGCCTGCACTCTGGCATCAATGCAGCAGTACTCCTCATTGCAGCTGGGCAGCAGTTTGAAGACTCTGAGGAGCTGCAGCTGATTG GCATGAAGCTGGGCTGCCTGCTAGCCCGAAAAGGCTGTGTGGAGAAGATGCAGTATTACTGGGATGTAGGATTCTACCTGGGAGCCCAGATCCTTGCCAATGACCCCATCCAGGTGGTACTGGCTGCAGAGCAGCTGTACAAGCTCAACGCCCCCATATG GTACTTGGTGTCAGTGATGGAAACCTTCCTGCTGTATCAGCACTTCAGACCCACGCCAGAGCCCTCGGGGGGACCCCTGCTGCGAGCTCACTTCTGGCTCCACTTCTTGCTGCAATCCTGCCAGCCTTTCAAGACAGCCTCTCCTGGGGCGGACCAGTGTCTG GTCCTGGTGCTGGAGATAAACAAAGTCCTGCTGCCTGCCAAGCTCACCATTCAGGGGACAGACCCAGTGAGCGCAGTGACCCTAAGCTTGCTGGAGCCTCAG GAGGGGTCTGCCAGCTGGACCCTCCCTGTGACCTCCATCTGTGGGATCAG tGCTTCCAAGCTGGACCAGCGCTGCTGCTTCCTCTACGTACTTCCTCCGGCCCAGGATGTCCAGTTGTGTTTCCCCAGCGTAGAGCGATGCCAGTG GTTCTGTGGCCTAATTCAGGTCTTGGTGATGAATCCAGATTCCTCAGCACCCACGGAGGAGACAGGGGGCGCAAGGGAGGTGCTGGAG TTTGATTATGAATACTTGGAAACGGGTGAGCGGCTCGTGCTAGGCAAAGGCACTTATGGAGTGGTGTACGCCGGCCGTGATAGGCACACGAGGGTGCGAATCGCCATCAAGGAGATTCCCGAGCGGGATAGCAG GTTTTCCCAGCCCCTGCATGAAGAGATCGCTCTTCACAAACGACTACGCCACAAGAATATAGTGCGCTATCTGGGCTCTGCCAGCCAGGGTGGCTACCTCAAGATCTTCATGGAGGAAGTGCCTGGAG GCAGCCTATCCTCCTTGCTTAGGTCAGTGTGGGGACCCCTAAAGGACAACGAGAGTACTATTAGTTTCTACACACGTCAGATCCTGCAGGGACTCAGCTATCTCCATGAGAACCGCATCGTGCACCGCGACATCAAG GGGGACAATGTATTGATCAACACCTTCAGTGGGTTGCTTAAGATTTCTGACTTTGGCACCTCCAAGCGGCTGGCAGGAATCACACCTTGCACAGAGACTTTCACAG GGACTCTGCAGTATATGGCCCCAGAAATCATTGACCAGGGCCCACGAGGCTATGGAAAGGCAGCTGACATCTGGTCTCTGGGCTGCACTGTGATTGAGATGGCCACTGGTCGACCGCCCTTCCATGAACTAGGGAGCCCGCAGGCTGCTATGTTTCAG GTGGGCATGTACAAGGTGCATCCACCAGTGCCCAGTTCCCTGTCAGCTGAGGCCCAAGCCTTCCTCCTCCGAACCTTTGAACCGGACCCCCACCTCCGAGCCAGTGCCCAAGAGCTGCTGGGTGACCCCTTCCTGCAGCCAGGGAAGAGGAGCCGAAGCCCCAGCTCTCCTCGTCATACACCCCAGCCCCCAG ACACTCCTTCCGCTGGTTCCAGTCCTTCAGCTGACTCAGCCACCCAGTCTCAGACATTCCCAAGACCCCAGGCaccctcccagcacccacccagccCCCCAAAGCGCTGCCTTAGTTATGGGGACACCAGGCAGCTCCG TGTGCCTGAGGAGCCCGCCGCCGAGGAACCCGCGTCCCCCGAGGAGAGTTCGGGGTTGAGTCTGCTGCATCAGGAGAGCAAGCGCCGGGCCATGCTGGCCGCGGTGCTGGAACAGGAGCTGCCCACACTGGCAGAGAATCTACTGGAGCAGGAACAG GATTCTCGGCTCAGCAGGAATCATGTGGAGCAGCTGCTTCGCTGCCTCGGGGCACAAATCCACACTCCTAACCGCCGGCAGCTGGCTCAAGAGCTGCGGGCCCTGCAAGCTCAGCTGCGGGCCCAGGCCCTGGGGCCTGCACTTTTGAATGGGCCGCTCTTCGCATTTCCAGAAGCG gtGAAGCGGATCCTCCGCAGACGCCAGATCCGCCCACACTGGATGTTCGTGCTGGACTCGCTGCTCAGCCGCGCAGTCCGGGCGGCTCTGGCAGTGCTGGATGCGG AGGTGGAGAAGAAAGCGGTCCCACCGAAGTCAGAGGAGTGCAGTAAAGCAGAGTCCCAGCAGAAACCGCAGGAGAGCCAGCAGCTACAGAGCCAGCTCCCGTCGGAACAGGGGCCTCCGCCGCTGACCGTGCAGCTGGGCCTCTTGCGAGCCGAGACCGATAG GCTTCGAGATGTCCTGGCTGAGAAGGAACGGGAGTGCCAGACCCTGATGCACCAGGCCATACATGGGTTTCATGCAGAGGCCAGGACGTATGCCCGGGCTTCAGAGCCCGCAG CCACTCTCTCAAAGGACCAGAGCCTGGTACAATGGCTACAGGAACTGAGTGTAGACCCAGCCACTATCCAAACG CTCCTGAGCCATAGCTTCACCCTTCAGACCCTGCTCACCTGTGCCACCCAAGATGACCTTGTCTACACCAAAATCAG GGGAACCAAGGTCTCCTGTGCATAG